One window of the Hoplias malabaricus isolate fHopMal1 chromosome Y, fHopMal1.hap1, whole genome shotgun sequence genome contains the following:
- the LOC136678636 gene encoding uncharacterized protein isoform X1, with protein MTSPARARQSAAMTPPQPVTPSRSPRIAAQKRDAPRASSEGPVLPVSWKHHLPKEQHEWISRAMFKRDAAGRAVLTEQLRMWWFPPPPRPVLHQPPASPAAFFTRPFCIWMPYRMWAFRLSCQQPECLRAAHRLTACGLYKTVRRVLDLDGWYYLATEYLECRRCHKKVAGWSRDVLEQLDPAHRALFPAILTYRLSCDVKVVRLMRERSLGNSVTALYHKLKEQHSETWMTNTMRYLAVCKKFRVPGAAAQSLEAPPQMLPIPSPHWLLTVHAEDIRSRISEMKARITSVFGSVLKMDSTKKVTKKLAGDAAGTAAWATNVGNEFGQVLMSVLTSHEGDGLLPMAAGLMGRYRDAGVPPPKLMYVDRDCCSRTGRSKVAAMFHEWEELVVRLDVWHLMRRFSVGVTTDSHQLYGIFMAKLSACIFEWDAGDVARLREAVQTELKGKGITHSTEDELTAKLSAKLLARHCRRRTRGARETKQLIDQLLVAFTDVKDTMGIPLLDKERMDVIWDTQRQHLDCIQDPPGIQLYTKTGQVTKGGVVLPVYRCARGSTSLESFHLHLSHFIPGSSANAENFQAYLLEGLVRWNEDRASSAVNRSEQVLRCYTGHMQHALNQLSEEMLGCKLVEDYTKPREYTGELIGVEYLFSQQCKELRDDIGRDPDAPDGTPDDLSEWEDEGFGEAESYVGVDNDPTVDPLSLDDPVPKVAEAEAAASPPAKSEDASADPVLPSQEPEAEEVFRGPDGAPGYECVVRLARYLVDLRDEACLSEKQVADIVALWNRLPDVDKQRVSYQPRHRERLLQGRFKASHAKSTVSSGVESLKRCLLGEGTGPAQWPDASRLVEAICLELCDVHPHGRRVAGARVNRWAAILQDYGRIRRLVLNSPGLVQATSLQLYEINQRTLSVWHNSIQKKQEQTVLAMEIPLPKPSLTAAVPLPQPSEKVPEEYPRTFSFPTPPDLSGQAAQRRRPATAAPASAPPVQLPQPPASGGTVLFLQPSAPLTNQPALLLLQPASQPFQPTLMPGPPQPVQPTQPAQPERKWSRTTEWRRRKEAEALSKHQGCSTLPAKFHQQTHYRCSSCGQPKTREFGHSRIGNRSFCATAEGKTLEEWLAEQEEQGDR; from the exons ATGACCTCCCCTGCCCGCGCGAGGCAGAGTGCCGCAATGACGCCTCCCCAACCAGTGACCCCGAGTCGTTCGCCGAGGATAGCCGCTCAGAAGAGGGATGCACCCCGTGCGTCTTCCGAG GGTCCTGTGCTTCCAGTGAGCTGGAAACATCACCTTCCAAAGGAGCAGCACGAGTGGATCAGCCGTGCCATGTTCAAGAGGGATGCTGCAGGGAGAGCTGTTCTAACCGAGCAACTCCGGATGTGGTGGTTTCCTCCTCCTCCGCGTCCTGTCCTTCACCAGCCTCCGGCTTCCCCCGCTGCCTTCTTCACCCGGCCCTTCTGCATTTGGATGCCCTACCGTATGTGGGCGTTCAGGCTGTCGTGCCAGCAGCCCGAATGCCTTCGCGCTGCTCATCGCTTGACGGCGTGCGGCTTGTACAAGACGGTCAGGAGGGTGCTCGACTTGGACGGCTGGTACTACTTGGCCACGGAGTACCTCGAGTGTCGTCGCTGTCACAAGAAGGTGGCGGGATGGTCGCGGGACGTCTTGGAGCAGCTGGATCCTGCGCACCGAGCGTTGTTTCCAGCCATTCTCACGTACAG GTTGTCCTGTGACGTGAAAGTGGTCCGGCTGATGCGCGAGCGGTCCCTCGGCAACAGCGTCACTGCGCTGTACCACAAGCTTAAGGAGCAGCACAGCGAGACCTGGATGACCAACACGATGCGCTACCTTGCGGTGTGCAAGAAGTTCCGGGTCCCTGGTGCTGCGGCACAGAGTTTGGAGGCACCGCCGCAGATGCTGCCTATTCCCTCGCCCCACTGGCTCCTCACTGTCCACGCAGAGGACATCCGATCGAGGATCAGCGAGATGAAGGCCAGGATCACCTCTGTTTTTGGATCGGTCTTAAAGATGGATTCAACAAAGAAG gTGACAAAGAAGCTGGCTGGAGATGCCGCTGGGACAGCGGCCTGGGCCACCAACGTGGGGAATGAGTTCGGGCAGGTCCTCATGTCTGTGCTCACGTCCCACGAGGGAGACGGGCTGCTGCCCATGGCAGCGGGGCTGATGGGGCGCTACCGTGACGCTGGAGTCCCTCCGCCCAAGCTCATGTACGTGGACAGGGACTGCTGCTCTAGAACGGGGAGATCGAAAGTGGCTGCCATGTTCCACGAGTGGGAGGAGCTCGTCGTCAGACTGGACGTGTGGCACCTGATGAGAAGATTCTCCGTGGGAGTCACCACGGACAGCCACCAGCTGTACGGCATCTTTATGGCGAAGCTGTCTGCCTGCATTTTCGAGTGGGATGCCGGGGACGTGGCTCGTCTGCGAGAGGCCGTTCAGACGGAGCTGAAAGGGAAGGGCATCACGCACTCGACAGAGGACGAGCTCACCGCCAAGCTGAGCGCAAAGCTGCTCGCTCGGCACTGTCGCCGTCGCACACGTGGGGCGCGGGAAACCAAGCAGCTCATAGATCAGCTGCTGGTGGCTTTTACTGACGTGAAGGACACGATGGGCATCCCCCTGTTGGACAAGGAACGGATGGATGTCATTTGGGACACGCAACGGCAACACCTCGATTGCATCCAAGATCCTCCTGGAATCCAACTGTACACCAAGACGGGGCAGGTGACGAAGGGAGGGGTCGTTCTTCCCGTGTACCGCTGTGCGCGTGGTTCCACATCCCTCGAGTCGTTCCACCTTCACCTCAGCCATTTCATTCCTG GCAGTTCTGCCAATGCCGAGAACTTCCAGGCATACCTCCTGGAAGGGCTGGTGAGGTGGAACGAGGACCGCGCTTCATCAGCCGTGAACCGGTCGGAGCAGGTGCTGCGGTGTTACACTGGCCACATGCAGCACGCGCTCAACCAGCTCAGTGAGGAGATGCTGGGCTGTAAACTGGTGGAGGACTACACCAAGCCCAGAGAGTACACAG GTGAGCTGATCGGTGTCGAGTACCTCTTCTCTCAGCAGTGCAAAGAGCTGAGGGACGACATCGGCCGGGACCCGGATGCCCCCGACGGCACCCCCGACGACCTGTCGGAATGGGAGGACGAAGGATTCGGTGAAGCTGAGTCCTATGTCGGAGTGGACAATGACCCCACCGTTGACCCTCTGTCATTGGATGATCCCGTCCCGAAGGTGGCTGAGGCCGAGGCTGCGGCATCTCCTCCCGCAAAGTCAGAAGACGCTTCCGCAGACCCGGTCCTCCCCTCTCAAGAACCGGAAGCAGAAGAA GTTTTCAGAGGGCCGGACGGAGCGCCAGGATACGAATGCGTGGTGAGGCTGGCCAGGTACCTGGTGGACTTGCGCGACGAAGCCTGTCTCTCTGAGAAGCAGGTCGCCGACATCGTCGCCCTTTGGAACCGTCTGCCGGACGTCGACAAGCAACGTGTCTCTTACCAGCCGAGGCACAGGGAGCGGCTGCTTCAGGGACGCTTTAAGGCCAGCCATGCAAAGTCCACGGTCTCCAGCGGGGTCGAGAGCTTAAAGCG CTGCTTGTTGGGTGAAGGAACGGGACCTGCGCAGTGGCCAGATGCAAGCCGCCTTGTGGAGGCCATTtgcttggagctgtgtgacgttCACCCTCATGGCCGAAGGGTCGCTGGAGCGAGGGTGAACCGCTGGGCTGCGATCCTGCAGGACTACGGCAGGATCAGGAGGCTGGTACTGAACAGCCCAGGTCTCGTGCAGGCGACGTCGCTTCAGCTGTACGAGATCAACCAGCGCACCCTCTCTGTGTG gcacaaCAGCATCCAGAAGAAACAGGAGCAGACGGTGTTGGCGATGGAGATTCCGTTGCCCAAGCCGAGCCTCACAGCTGCCGTTCCGTTGCCGCAGCCTAGTGAGAAGGTGCCGGAGGAGTACCCTAGGACCTTTTCTTTCCCCACTCCTCCGGACCTGTCGGGGCAAGCGGCACAGCGAAGACGGCCTGCTACCGCAGCTCCTGCGTCTGCTCCGCCGGTGCAACTGCCACAGCCTCCGGCTTCCGGAGGAACTGTACTGTTCCTTCAGCCTTCGGCACCTTTGACGAACCAGCCGGCACTTCTCTTGCTTCAGCCGGCGTCTCAGCCATTCCAGCCGACCCTTATGCCAGGACCTCCCCAGCCAGTACAGCCGACCCAGCCAGCTCAGCCCGAGAGAAAGTGGAGCAGGACAACAGAGTGGAGGAGACGGAAGGAAGCGGAAGCGTTGAGTAAACATCAGGGTTGTTCCACGCTTCCTGCCAAGTTCCACCAGCAAACCCACTACAGATGCTCCAGCTGTGGCCAACCAAAGACTAGGGAGTTCGGACATAGCAGGATAGGCAACAGGTCATTCTGTGCCACTGCTGAAGGAAAGACGTTAGAGGAGTGGCTGGCTGAGCAAGAGGAGCAGGGGGACcgctga
- the LOC136678636 gene encoding uncharacterized protein isoform X2 codes for MSWWFLTVCLLVYASLSSAPQSPVPMTSPARARQSAAMTPPQPVTPSRSPRIAAQKRDAPRASSEGPVLPVSWKHHLPKEQHEWISRAMFKRDAAGRAVLTEQLRMWWFPPPPRPVLHQPPASPAAFFTRPFCIWMPYRMWAFRLSCQQPECLRAAHRLTACGLYKTVRRVLDLDGWYYLATEYLECRRCHKKVAGWSRDVLEQLDPAHRALFPAILTYRLSCDVKVVRLMRERSLGNSVTALYHKLKEQHSETWMTNTMRYLAVCKKFRVPGAAAQSLEAPPQMLPIPSPHWLLTVHAEDIRSRISEMKARITSVFGSVLKMDSTKKVTKKLAGDAAGTAAWATNVGNEFGQVLMSVLTSHEGDGLLPMAAGLMGRYRDAGVPPPKLMYVDRDCCSRTGRSKVAAMFHEWEELVVRLDVWHLMRRFSVGVTTDSHQLYGIFMAKLSACIFEWDAGDVARLREAVQTELKGKGITHSTEDELTAKLSAKLLARHCRRRTRGARETKQLIDQLLVAFTDVKDTMGIPLLDKERMDVIWDTQRQHLDCIQDPPGIQLYTKTGQVTKGGVVLPVYRCARGSTSLESFHLHLSHFIPGSSANAENFQAYLLEGLVRWNEDRASSAVNRSEQVLRCYTGHMQHALNQLSEEMLGCKLVEDYTKPREYTGELIGVEYLFSQQCKELRDDIGRDPDAPDGTPDDLSEWEDEGFGEAESYVGVDNDPTVDPLSLDDPVPKVAEAEAAASPPAKSEDASADPVLPSQEPEAEEVFRGPDGAPGYECVVRLARYLVDLRDEACLSEKQVADIVALWNRLPDVDKQRVSYQPRHRERLLQGRFKASHAKSTVSSGVESLKRCLLGEGTGPAQWPDASRLVEAICLELCDVHPHGRRVAGARVNRWAAILQDYGRIRRLVLNSPGLVQATSLQLYEINQRTLSVWHNSIQKKQEQTVLAMEIPLPKPSLTAAVPLPQPSEKVPEEYPRTFSFPTPPDLSGQAAQRRRPATAAPASAPPVQLPQPPASGGTVLFLQPSAPLTNQPALLLLQPASQPFQPTLMPGPPQPVQPTQPAQPERKWSRTTEWRRRKEAEALSKHQGCSTLPAKFHQQTHYRCSSCGQPKTREFGHSRIGNRSFCATAEGKTLEEWLAEQEEQGDR; via the exons atgtcCTGGTGGTTTTTGACGGTCTGCTTACTTGTTTATGCTTCTCTTTCATCAGCCCCTCAATCACCCGTCCCGATGACCTCCCCTGCCCGCGCGAGGCAGAGTGCCGCAATGACGCCTCCCCAACCAGTGACCCCGAGTCGTTCGCCGAGGATAGCCGCTCAGAAGAGGGATGCACCCCGTGCGTCTTCCGAG GGTCCTGTGCTTCCAGTGAGCTGGAAACATCACCTTCCAAAGGAGCAGCACGAGTGGATCAGCCGTGCCATGTTCAAGAGGGATGCTGCAGGGAGAGCTGTTCTAACCGAGCAACTCCGGATGTGGTGGTTTCCTCCTCCTCCGCGTCCTGTCCTTCACCAGCCTCCGGCTTCCCCCGCTGCCTTCTTCACCCGGCCCTTCTGCATTTGGATGCCCTACCGTATGTGGGCGTTCAGGCTGTCGTGCCAGCAGCCCGAATGCCTTCGCGCTGCTCATCGCTTGACGGCGTGCGGCTTGTACAAGACGGTCAGGAGGGTGCTCGACTTGGACGGCTGGTACTACTTGGCCACGGAGTACCTCGAGTGTCGTCGCTGTCACAAGAAGGTGGCGGGATGGTCGCGGGACGTCTTGGAGCAGCTGGATCCTGCGCACCGAGCGTTGTTTCCAGCCATTCTCACGTACAG GTTGTCCTGTGACGTGAAAGTGGTCCGGCTGATGCGCGAGCGGTCCCTCGGCAACAGCGTCACTGCGCTGTACCACAAGCTTAAGGAGCAGCACAGCGAGACCTGGATGACCAACACGATGCGCTACCTTGCGGTGTGCAAGAAGTTCCGGGTCCCTGGTGCTGCGGCACAGAGTTTGGAGGCACCGCCGCAGATGCTGCCTATTCCCTCGCCCCACTGGCTCCTCACTGTCCACGCAGAGGACATCCGATCGAGGATCAGCGAGATGAAGGCCAGGATCACCTCTGTTTTTGGATCGGTCTTAAAGATGGATTCAACAAAGAAG gTGACAAAGAAGCTGGCTGGAGATGCCGCTGGGACAGCGGCCTGGGCCACCAACGTGGGGAATGAGTTCGGGCAGGTCCTCATGTCTGTGCTCACGTCCCACGAGGGAGACGGGCTGCTGCCCATGGCAGCGGGGCTGATGGGGCGCTACCGTGACGCTGGAGTCCCTCCGCCCAAGCTCATGTACGTGGACAGGGACTGCTGCTCTAGAACGGGGAGATCGAAAGTGGCTGCCATGTTCCACGAGTGGGAGGAGCTCGTCGTCAGACTGGACGTGTGGCACCTGATGAGAAGATTCTCCGTGGGAGTCACCACGGACAGCCACCAGCTGTACGGCATCTTTATGGCGAAGCTGTCTGCCTGCATTTTCGAGTGGGATGCCGGGGACGTGGCTCGTCTGCGAGAGGCCGTTCAGACGGAGCTGAAAGGGAAGGGCATCACGCACTCGACAGAGGACGAGCTCACCGCCAAGCTGAGCGCAAAGCTGCTCGCTCGGCACTGTCGCCGTCGCACACGTGGGGCGCGGGAAACCAAGCAGCTCATAGATCAGCTGCTGGTGGCTTTTACTGACGTGAAGGACACGATGGGCATCCCCCTGTTGGACAAGGAACGGATGGATGTCATTTGGGACACGCAACGGCAACACCTCGATTGCATCCAAGATCCTCCTGGAATCCAACTGTACACCAAGACGGGGCAGGTGACGAAGGGAGGGGTCGTTCTTCCCGTGTACCGCTGTGCGCGTGGTTCCACATCCCTCGAGTCGTTCCACCTTCACCTCAGCCATTTCATTCCTG GCAGTTCTGCCAATGCCGAGAACTTCCAGGCATACCTCCTGGAAGGGCTGGTGAGGTGGAACGAGGACCGCGCTTCATCAGCCGTGAACCGGTCGGAGCAGGTGCTGCGGTGTTACACTGGCCACATGCAGCACGCGCTCAACCAGCTCAGTGAGGAGATGCTGGGCTGTAAACTGGTGGAGGACTACACCAAGCCCAGAGAGTACACAG GTGAGCTGATCGGTGTCGAGTACCTCTTCTCTCAGCAGTGCAAAGAGCTGAGGGACGACATCGGCCGGGACCCGGATGCCCCCGACGGCACCCCCGACGACCTGTCGGAATGGGAGGACGAAGGATTCGGTGAAGCTGAGTCCTATGTCGGAGTGGACAATGACCCCACCGTTGACCCTCTGTCATTGGATGATCCCGTCCCGAAGGTGGCTGAGGCCGAGGCTGCGGCATCTCCTCCCGCAAAGTCAGAAGACGCTTCCGCAGACCCGGTCCTCCCCTCTCAAGAACCGGAAGCAGAAGAA GTTTTCAGAGGGCCGGACGGAGCGCCAGGATACGAATGCGTGGTGAGGCTGGCCAGGTACCTGGTGGACTTGCGCGACGAAGCCTGTCTCTCTGAGAAGCAGGTCGCCGACATCGTCGCCCTTTGGAACCGTCTGCCGGACGTCGACAAGCAACGTGTCTCTTACCAGCCGAGGCACAGGGAGCGGCTGCTTCAGGGACGCTTTAAGGCCAGCCATGCAAAGTCCACGGTCTCCAGCGGGGTCGAGAGCTTAAAGCG CTGCTTGTTGGGTGAAGGAACGGGACCTGCGCAGTGGCCAGATGCAAGCCGCCTTGTGGAGGCCATTtgcttggagctgtgtgacgttCACCCTCATGGCCGAAGGGTCGCTGGAGCGAGGGTGAACCGCTGGGCTGCGATCCTGCAGGACTACGGCAGGATCAGGAGGCTGGTACTGAACAGCCCAGGTCTCGTGCAGGCGACGTCGCTTCAGCTGTACGAGATCAACCAGCGCACCCTCTCTGTGTG gcacaaCAGCATCCAGAAGAAACAGGAGCAGACGGTGTTGGCGATGGAGATTCCGTTGCCCAAGCCGAGCCTCACAGCTGCCGTTCCGTTGCCGCAGCCTAGTGAGAAGGTGCCGGAGGAGTACCCTAGGACCTTTTCTTTCCCCACTCCTCCGGACCTGTCGGGGCAAGCGGCACAGCGAAGACGGCCTGCTACCGCAGCTCCTGCGTCTGCTCCGCCGGTGCAACTGCCACAGCCTCCGGCTTCCGGAGGAACTGTACTGTTCCTTCAGCCTTCGGCACCTTTGACGAACCAGCCGGCACTTCTCTTGCTTCAGCCGGCGTCTCAGCCATTCCAGCCGACCCTTATGCCAGGACCTCCCCAGCCAGTACAGCCGACCCAGCCAGCTCAGCCCGAGAGAAAGTGGAGCAGGACAACAGAGTGGAGGAGACGGAAGGAAGCGGAAGCGTTGAGTAAACATCAGGGTTGTTCCACGCTTCCTGCCAAGTTCCACCAGCAAACCCACTACAGATGCTCCAGCTGTGGCCAACCAAAGACTAGGGAGTTCGGACATAGCAGGATAGGCAACAGGTCATTCTGTGCCACTGCTGAAGGAAAGACGTTAGAGGAGTGGCTGGCTGAGCAAGAGGAGCAGGGGGACcgctga